The region TGGCCACGCCGCGCGGTGTGAACAATGGCAGTCCCGCGCTGCACGCACGATGGCTCAATGCGATGGCCCCGCAGAGGGGCGAGGTGGTCGCGCACATCGGTGCCGGAACAGGTTACTACACCGCAATCCTCGCCGAGCTGGTCGGGAGTACCGGCCGCGTAATCGCCGTCGAATACGATAACGATCGGTGTACTAGGGCGCTCAAGAATCTTGCGCACAGATCAAATGTTCAAGTCGTGCACGCAGATGGCGCCGCCTATCCGGTGGAGCCCGTCGACGGCGTTTACGTCAACTTCGGCGTCGCGCGGCCTGCCCGCCCTTGGATCGACCGCCTGAAGCCCGGGGGACGCCTTGTACTGCCGCTCGGTGCGCCGGAAAAGCAAGATTTTCTGCCCGGCCGCTTTGCAGCTCAAGCCATTGGTTTGCTCGTCACACGGGTAGACAACGGCTTCGCGGCGGCATCGTTGGGCCCTGCCTCTTTTATCTTTGCCGAAGGCGACCTGGGGGCAACGACTGAGGAAATCAACGCGCTTCGCGTCAGTCTTCAGAACGCAAACGACGGCAAGATACGAAGCCTGCTGTGGGACCGGCGGCCAACGGGCGCCGTCTGGTTGGCCGCTTCAAACTGGGCACTTTCATTCGAAGCACCGGTACGTGTTGGCGGCCGCTAAGAAAATGTACTCGTAACGCCCGGCCTGTTGGCGTACCGATCAAGGCTGCACCGGCCCGCTCGTTTTCTGCCGCGCATGCACAGGAAAAAATGCCTCGGACCCATCGGGATTCGCGGCGCTGAATGGCTCCCAACAAGCACCCCACGTCATTGCAATGCATCCACGAATACTGGTTTGCAAAACCACGCCTGGCGGTAGACTTCGATATGCCGCCGGCGTAGGACCAGCTGCACAGGTACCCACCCATCGGCGGGCTGACAAGAAAGTCCGCTTCGGAGAGCTTTTCGCCGGCGCGGCGAAGCCGGATGATGTCGACAAGCATTAGCGCAAAACACTGTTTATATATACAGTATTATAGGCAAGCAACGATGAGCCTCGCAACCGGTGCTCCGACGTGGCCGGCAGCGATGGTGCGCGGGGTCATGAGGGCGCCATGAGGGGTTAATGAGGAGGTTTCGATGTGTTACTCGGCGCAGATTGAGGCCAGTTTTCGCCAGTATGAGCGCACGTTTGGGGCACAAGTCGACCTGCCCGCGTTTTTCGATCTGTACGCCCACCGTGCGGCCGGCGCAA is a window of Pandoraea faecigallinarum DNA encoding:
- a CDS encoding protein-L-isoaspartate O-methyltransferase family protein — translated: MGYSVGPSTERVRAIYARQILALANASENRRLEQAFAAVPRETFLGEDRWQILTSLAGYTPLPENDPVLIYQDVVVGLATPRGVNNGSPALHARWLNAMAPQRGEVVAHIGAGTGYYTAILAELVGSTGRVIAVEYDNDRCTRALKNLAHRSNVQVVHADGAAYPVEPVDGVYVNFGVARPARPWIDRLKPGGRLVLPLGAPEKQDFLPGRFAAQAIGLLVTRVDNGFAAASLGPASFIFAEGDLGATTEEINALRVSLQNANDGKIRSLLWDRRPTGAVWLAASNWALSFEAPVRVGGR